In one Grus americana isolate bGruAme1 chromosome 1, bGruAme1.mat, whole genome shotgun sequence genomic region, the following are encoded:
- the MEIG1 gene encoding meiosis expressed gene 1 protein homolog isoform X1, producing the protein MVTQEVPHIPRCLEEADSLDEFSTSYKDVLNTSNMKTSEVSAVMAKADIKPKSIHHAKKWSDDVENLYRFQQAGYRDEIEYKQVKQVDMVECWPETGFVKKLQRRDNTFYYYDKQRECEDKEVHKVKVYVY; encoded by the exons ATGGTGACTCAGGAGGTGCCACACATACCTAGATGTCTTGAAGAGGCAGACTCATTAGATGAATTCAGTACATCCTATAAAGACGTACTTAATACTAGTAACAT GAAAACGTCTGAAGTTTCTGCAGTCATGGCTAAAGCTGACATCAAACCAAAATCTATACATCATGCCAAAAAATGGTCAGATGATGTTGAGAACTTATACAGATTTCAGCAAGCTGGATACAGAGATGAGATTGAATATAAACAAGTAAAACAAGTTGATATG GTAGAGTGTTGGCCAGAAACTGGATTTGTTAAGAAGCTTCAGAGAAGGGACAATACATTCTATTATTACGATAAGCAAAGAGAATGTGAAGACAAAGAAGTCCATAAAGTGAAAGTTTATGTGTATTAG
- the MEIG1 gene encoding meiosis expressed gene 1 protein homolog isoform X2, with translation MAKADIKPKSIHHAKKWSDDVENLYRFQQAGYRDEIEYKQVKQVDMVECWPETGFVKKLQRRDNTFYYYDKQRECEDKEVHKVKVYVY, from the exons ATGGCTAAAGCTGACATCAAACCAAAATCTATACATCATGCCAAAAAATGGTCAGATGATGTTGAGAACTTATACAGATTTCAGCAAGCTGGATACAGAGATGAGATTGAATATAAACAAGTAAAACAAGTTGATATG GTAGAGTGTTGGCCAGAAACTGGATTTGTTAAGAAGCTTCAGAGAAGGGACAATACATTCTATTATTACGATAAGCAAAGAGAATGTGAAGACAAAGAAGTCCATAAAGTGAAAGTTTATGTGTATTAG